A region from the Mercenaria mercenaria strain notata chromosome 7, MADL_Memer_1, whole genome shotgun sequence genome encodes:
- the LOC123560863 gene encoding uncharacterized protein LOC123560863, translating to MILQKLLTQRNAQRNVVQQYLEKIEAIKDEANFSPIKYNAGMESLEVKFQQLKVLDEKFSNQTDIEELNDETLQTEMYSLDLYMQLQLLKDFGKQREEQTTITQSTSTEQGQNTNAVMTDSQTVSELSRVSHPSQFHKLPNLALPTFDGSILRWQIFWDSFDSTVHSNPNLTDVQRFSYLKNQLEGEAERTIEGFALTNDNYSRAVSLLKEDLVRNQPQTRPEISSTIRPEAAIFHSTSRNVNAGVLLKTATATVSSGSIDAAANILLDEGAQRSFITEDLANQLKLTRQRPETISLSTFGNHDNRLMHLDTATVHIVTDERELIPIHVLIVPSIATPMSNRTIHQVSKYSYLRDLKLAHHITGEMIFNISILIGADYYWTIVEDQIIRGEGPTAVKSKLGYLLSGPVADDRHRNVNQSEHVMNVSITSRAADEMSLERFWKLESMGILPEDEDTKDTSVLQQYKDTCIDIEDGQYIAKLPWKQEHPTLPTNYNVTLRRTENTIRRLSKEPKMLQFYSKIISDQENRGFIEKVSDVTETQTRVHYIPHHPVRKESSTTPVRIVFRLHRYAVTADIEKAFLQIGLHKDDRDVTRFFWLSNPNDPNSPLVTYRFKSVLFGATCSPFILSAAISKHLDNNTHVKAASTIERDLYVDNVLSSFRDEDELLKFYRESRNLLSSTKMNLRSWASNSLEIQKLAADDKVAEEDESSKVLGMLWNTKSDTLTFAQRDIPVLDSVTKRDILKFSSRIYDPLGLLSPVTVRAKLLMQDIWKQKVDWDEPLSDEYLQKWNTLTTDLCSCHDTHLSRRYLPSSDTIQQSFELHVFVDASIQAYGAAVYISNNIQSRIVISKNRIAPVKPLTLPKLELMAAVVGARIAKHAQDSLQIEKVTFWSDSQIVLSWLSSDKPLQRFVRNRVDEIKSLSGDFPWRYCRTKNNPADLLTRGITARDLSTSTLWESGPTWLTDKLQWPTWNDRNSTSLQKNTQELISHDLHTTSVQYTSDNTIYTTGISQIVDINRYSKLNRLLNVTAYVLRFASNCRSPRTDRKLGSLTSHEVNTARNIWIKDIQQSTFTQEIVSMETGSARATLVRQLRLYIDENGFIRCRGRIHNAPVDKQTKFPYLLPDKHNYTRLLIQDTHERLLHSGVSSVVTQLRQLYWIPSIRRSVQSVLKKCVACKKVNGRPYMSPDAPPLHKIRVEDAKPFHVTGIDFSGALHVRDRDSREMKAYVCLFTCASTRAVHLELVPDMTTDTFIHALRRFCCRRFVPEVIMSDNATTFHASSRYVHELFQDERVQHNLTTRGIEWKFIPKRAPWHGGWWERLIGLTKETLKKVLGRSFVTYQTLSTVVTETEAILNDRPLTYVTSDSSDPEPLTPSHLMFGRRFTSLPFSHNDTDNLDLTSGNLSNHQSIIKQARIQQTLVEHFYQRWRREYLTGLRENHQATGNNSQTISVGDVVQIHDETPRKRWRLAVVQQLIPGKDGLFRSAVVKTSTGVTNRPLVKLFPLEVRQENT from the exons ATGATTCTACAGAAACTCCTAACACAGAGAAACGCCCAGAGAAACGTAGTGCAGCAATACTTAGAGAAAATCGAGGCGATCAAAGACGAAGCAAACTTCTCACCTATAAAGTACAATGCCGGTATGGAGTCATTGGAGGTGAAGTTTCAACAGCTCAAGGTACTTGATGAGAAATTTTCAAATCAGACAGATATCGAGGAACTCAACGATGAGACGTTACAGACGGAGATGTATTCCTTGGATCTATACATGCAGTTACAGCTATTGAAAGACTTTGGTAAGCAGAGAGAAGAACAAACAACGATAACACAATCAACATCGACAGAGCAAGGACAGAACACAAATGCGGTAATGACAGACAGCCAAACTGTAAGTGAACTTTCTAGAGTTTCCCATCCGTCCCAGTTTCATAAACTTCCTAATCTGGCCCTTCCCACATTTGATGGTAGTATTCTACGCTGGCAGATCTTTTGGGACTCGTTTGATTCCACAGTCCATAGTAACCCCAACCTAACTGATGTACAACGTTTCAGCTATCTTAAGAACCAATTAGAAGGCGAGGCTGAACGTACTATAGAAGGATTTGCCTTGACCAACGATAATTATAGCAGAgcggtcagtctgttaaaggaaGATTTGGTCAG AAATCAACCACAGACCCGGCCTGAAATATCTTCTACCATAAGACCAGAAGCTGCTATATTTCATTCTACGTCTAGAAATGTCAACGCAGGTGTTTTGCTAAAAACTGCGACAGCAACAGTAAGTTCCGGAAGTATAGACGCGGCTGCGAACATACTGCTAGACGAGGGTGCGCAAAGATCCTTTATAACAGAAGATCTAGCCAATCAGTTGAAATTAACACGTCAGCGTCCTGAAACAATTTCCCTTTCCACATTTGGTAACCATGACAACAGACTAATGCATCTTGATACAGCAACCGTGCATATTGTAACAGACGAGCGTGAATTGATACCAATCCATGTACTAATTGTCCCCAGCATAGCTACGCCCATGAGTAACAGAACCATACATCAAGTGTCTAAATACAGTTACCTGAGAGACCTAAAACTAGCCCATCACATAACCGGAGAAATGATATTCAATATATCTATACTGATTGGAGCAGATTACTACTGGACGATAGTAGAAGACCAGATTATAAGAGGAGAAGGACCGACAGCTGTGAAATCCAAGCTGGGATACTTGTTATCGGGACCAGTAGCAGACGATAGACATCGTAACGTGAACCAATCAGAACACGTGATGAATGTTAGTATAACCTCACGTGCAGCAGACGAAATGTCATTAGAGCGATTCTGGAAATTAGAGAGTATGGGAATTCTACCAGAGGATGAAGACACGAAAGATACCAGCGTGTTACAACAGTACAAGGATACGTGCATTGATATCGAAGATGGACAGTATATAGCCAAACTACCGTGGAAGCAGGAACACCCTACCCTACCGACGAACTACAACGTCACTCTACGACGTACTGAGAACACCATACGTAGACTATCCAAAGAACCCAAAATGCTGCAGTTCTACAGTAAAATAATCTCAGATCAAGAGAACCGCGGATTTATTGAAAAAGTTAGTGACGTCACAGAGACTCAAACCAGGGTTCATTACATACCGCATCATCCCGTACGTAAAGAATCAAGTACCACCCCAGTTCGGATAGT GTTTAGACTACACAGATATGCAGTGACAGCTGATATAGAGAAAGCCTTTTTACAAATAGGACTCCACAAAGATGACCGTGATGTAACTCGTTTCTTCTGGCTCAGCAATCCAAACGACCCAAACAGCCCTCTTGTGACCTATAGGTTCAAATCCGTTCTTTTCGGTGCCACGTGCTCGCCTTTCATACTGAGTGCCGCTATTAGTAAACACCTTGACAACAACACGCACGTGAAAGCTGCATCAACTATTGAACGTGATTTGTACGTTGACAATGTACTATCCAGTTTTAGAGATGAGGATGAGTTATTAAAGTTTTACCGCGAATCCAGAAACCTTCTATCTAGTACCAAAATGAATCTACGATCATGGGCTTCCAACAGTCTAGAAATACAGAAGTTAGCAGCAGACGACAAAGTTGCTGAAGAAGACGAATCAAGCAAAGTGCTAGGAATGCTATGGAATACAAAATCAGACACGCTTACATTCGCACAGAGAGATATTCCAGTCTTAGACAGTGTAACAAAACGAGATATATTGAAGTTTTCCTCTCGCATATACGACCCTCTTGGCTTACTTAGCCCGGTGACCGTTCGCGCAAAACTACTTATGCAAGATATTTGGAAACAGAAAGTAGACTGGGATGAACCATTATCAGATGAGTATCTACAGAAATGGAATACGCTAACAACAGATTTATGCTCTTGTCACGATACCCATCTCAGCAGACGATATTTACCATCCAGCGACACTATCCAACAGTCTTTTGAATTGCACGTGTTTGTGGATGCAAGCATTCAAGCATACGGAGCAGCAGTTTACATTAGCAACAACATACAATCAAGAATCGTGATATCGAAGAACAGAATTGCACCAGTGAAGCCATTGACCCTCCCGAAGCTTGAACTCATGGCTGCAGTTGTAGGCGCACGCATAGCTAAACATGCACAGGATTCATTACAAATAGAAAAAGTAACGTTTTGGTCCgacagtcagattgttttgagtTGGTTATCGAGCGATAAACCATTACAGCGATTTGTTAGAAATCGAGTCGATGAAATAAAGAGTTTGAGTGGCGACTTTCCTTGGCGATACTGCCGTACGAAAAATAATCCAGCCGACTTATTGACTAGAGGAATCACAGCACGAGACCTAAGTACGAGTACCCTGTGGGAATCCGGACCTACCTGGCTTACAGACAAACTTCAATGGCCAACCTGGAACGATAGAAATTCTACATCTTTACAAAAGAACACACAAGAGCTGATATCGCACGACTTACATACCACTTCAGTACAGTATACTTCAGATAACACCATTTATACTACGGGAATTAGTCAGATAGTAGACATTAACCGATACAGCAAGCTGAATAGATTATTGAACGTGACAGCGTACGTGCTTAGATTCGCTTCAAATTGCCGTTCGCCACGTACAGACCGGAAACTAGGTAGTTTGACATCACACGAAGTGAACACGGCTAGGAATATTTGGATAAAAGATATTCAACAATCTACATTTACCCAAGAAATAGTCTCTATGGAAACCGGATCAGCTCGTGCAACGCTAGTGAGACAACTTAGACTATACATTGATGAAAACGGTTTCATACGATGTCGTGGCAGAATTCACAATGCACCGGTAGATAAACAAACTAAGTTTCCGTACCTGTTACCAGACAAGCACAACTATACCAGACTACTCATTCAAGATACACACGAGAGATTACTACATTCCGGCGTATCATCTGTCGTTACCCAGTTACGCCAGCTATACTGGATACCTTCTATACGACGTAGCGTCCAGtctgtattgaagaaatgtgtaGCTTGTAAGAAAGTCAACGGACGACCTTACATGTCCCCAGACGCCCCGCCCTTACATAAGATACGAGTTGAAGATGCAAAGCCATTCCATGTAACTGGTATAGATTTTTCAGGAGCGCTACACGTACGTGACCGTGACAGTAGAGAAATGAAGGCATACGTTTGTTTGTTTACTTGTGCTTCAACCAGAGCAGTACATCTTGAATTAGTTCCAGATATGACAACAGATACATTCATACATGCACTAAGGCGGTTTTGCTGCAGACGATTTGTTCCGGAAGTCATTATGTCCGATAACGCAACGACGTTCCACGCATCATCACGTTACGTACATGAACTATTTCAAGATGAGCGAGTACAGCATAACCTTACCACACGCGGCATAGAATGGAAATTCATTCCAAAGAGAGCTCCCTGGCACGGCGGATGGTGGGAGCGGTTGATCGGACTGACCAAGGAAACACTGAAGAAAGTACTTGGACGTTCATTTGTCACATACCAGACATTAAGTACAGTAGTTACTGAGACAGAAGCGATTCTTAACGACCGACCGCTAACATATGTCACATCCGATAGTTCAGACCCAGAGCCGTTAACACCGTCACACCTGATGTTTGGCAGACGATTTACCTCCCTTCCGTTTTCACACAACGATACAGACAATCTCGATCTGACCAGTGGTAACCTTAGCAACCACCAGTCTATTATTAAACAGGCTCGTATTCAACAGACGCTGGTCGAACACTTCTATCAACGTTGGCGCCGGGAGTACCTGACGGGCCTCAGAGAAAATCATCAGGCGACAGGGAATAACTCGCAGACGATTTCAGTTGGAGATGTTGTCCAAATACATGACGAGACGCCGAGAAAGCGCTGGAGACTAGCCGTGGTACAACAACTAATCCCTGGTAAAGACGGACTATTTCGCTCAGCTGTGGTCAAGACGTCCACAGGAGTAACTAACAGACCACTCGTGAAGCTGTTCCCATTAGAAGTGAGACAAGAAAACACATAA